From the genome of Methylocystis bryophila, one region includes:
- the pstS gene encoding phosphate ABC transporter substrate-binding protein PstS, translated as MTLQFLKRAALGAFALVATAGVALAVDISGAGATFPYPIYAKWAEAYKAATGASLNYQSIGSGGGIKQIKARTVTFGASDQPLKPEELQAAGLIQWPQIIGGIVPVVNLEGIAPGALTLNGELIAKIFLGEITSWDDAAIKKLNPKVKLPQLPIVVAHRSDGSGTTFNFTNYLSKVSPAWKEKVGESSAVEWPVGVGAKGNEGVANTVANTKGAIGYVEYAYAKQNKMTFAKMANKDGKIVAPTSEAFQAAASNADWAKAPGFYEILTNEAGAKSWPITAASFILLPKQPQDSAATAEALKFFAWAFANGGKAAEELDYIPLPANVVTLIKKTWASEVKGADGKALY; from the coding sequence ATGACTTTGCAATTTCTCAAGCGCGCCGCGCTGGGCGCGTTCGCTCTCGTCGCGACCGCGGGCGTCGCGCTCGCCGTCGACATCTCCGGCGCGGGCGCGACCTTCCCTTATCCGATCTATGCGAAATGGGCGGAGGCCTATAAGGCCGCGACCGGCGCGAGCCTGAACTATCAGTCGATCGGCTCCGGCGGCGGCATCAAGCAGATCAAGGCCCGCACCGTGACTTTCGGCGCTTCCGATCAGCCGCTCAAGCCCGAGGAGCTGCAGGCCGCCGGCCTCATTCAATGGCCGCAGATCATTGGCGGCATCGTTCCCGTCGTCAATCTCGAAGGCATCGCGCCGGGCGCCCTCACGCTGAACGGCGAGCTCATCGCAAAGATCTTCCTCGGCGAGATCACGAGCTGGGACGATGCGGCGATCAAGAAGCTCAATCCCAAGGTGAAACTCCCGCAGCTGCCGATCGTGGTGGCGCATCGCTCCGACGGCTCGGGCACCACCTTCAACTTCACCAATTATCTCTCCAAGGTCTCGCCGGCCTGGAAGGAGAAGGTTGGCGAGAGCTCGGCGGTGGAATGGCCGGTCGGCGTCGGCGCCAAGGGGAATGAAGGCGTCGCGAACACCGTCGCCAACACGAAGGGCGCCATCGGTTATGTCGAATACGCCTATGCGAAGCAAAATAAGATGACCTTCGCGAAGATGGCGAACAAGGACGGGAAAATCGTCGCGCCGACTTCCGAGGCTTTCCAGGCCGCCGCCTCCAACGCGGATTGGGCGAAGGCGCCGGGCTTTTATGAAATCCTGACCAATGAGGCCGGAGCCAAGTCCTGGCCGATCACCGCCGCGAGCTTCATCCTGCTGCCGAAGCAGCCGCAAGACTCCGCAGCCACGGCGGAAGCCCTGAAGTTCTTTGCTTGGGCCTTCGCCAACGGGGGCAAGGCCGCCGAGGAGCTCGACTATATTCCGTTGCCGGCGAACGTCGTCACCCTCATCAAGAAGACGTGGGCGAGCGAGGTCAAGGGCGCGGACGGCAAGGCTTTGTATTGA
- the pqqE gene encoding pyrroloquinoline quinone biosynthesis protein PqqE, giving the protein MSPSPARYVIESSSRPAFERYARLHHDRARSRSVVLAPERAYEIDAISLAVLNEIDGAKTVGEIAGALSSHYGAPLEIVSRDVVNLLQGLSDKRLLRDGPSPFSAPPPSLRAQSYEPFAGGPTGLLAELTHRCPLQCPYCSNPIDLERANAELTAKEWGAVFQRAAAIGALQLHLSGGEPTVRKDLEEILAFAVDAGLYTNLITSGVTLTRARLEGLAELGLDHVQLSIQDVEPENADRISHYAGGFEKKRQVAEWTGELGMALTINAPMHRQNIAHLPQIIEFAVEAKAQRIEIAHIQYYAWALKNRAALIPTRETFLGTVEIVEEAKKRLKGVLNFDFVIHDHYASRPKACTGGWGRSIVVVTPSGKALPCHAAQTLPDLVFDDVRARDLADVWRNGSAFNAFRGTDWMQEPCRSCERREIDFGGCRCQAMAAIGDANATDPACHLSLAHEAFARLGETEAQTPAPAFIYRRMSAEASKETEPA; this is encoded by the coding sequence GTGAGCCCGTCGCCGGCGCGCTACGTCATCGAATCGAGCAGCCGTCCCGCCTTCGAGCGTTACGCGCGGCTGCATCATGATCGGGCGAGATCGCGCAGCGTCGTGCTTGCCCCAGAGCGCGCCTATGAGATCGACGCGATCTCGCTTGCGGTCTTGAACGAGATCGACGGCGCGAAGACCGTGGGCGAGATCGCTGGCGCGCTCTCATCGCATTACGGCGCGCCGCTGGAGATCGTTTCGCGCGACGTCGTCAATCTGCTGCAAGGCCTCTCGGACAAGCGGCTGCTGCGCGACGGACCCTCGCCCTTCTCGGCGCCGCCTCCCTCGCTGCGGGCGCAGAGCTACGAGCCCTTCGCTGGCGGTCCGACCGGGCTCTTGGCGGAGCTGACGCATCGCTGCCCGCTGCAATGTCCTTATTGTTCCAATCCGATTGATCTCGAGCGAGCCAATGCGGAGCTTACGGCCAAGGAATGGGGCGCCGTCTTCCAGCGAGCGGCGGCGATCGGCGCGCTGCAGCTTCATCTCTCGGGAGGTGAGCCGACCGTGCGCAAGGATCTCGAGGAGATTCTAGCTTTCGCGGTCGACGCCGGACTCTACACCAATCTCATCACCTCGGGCGTCACGCTGACGCGCGCCCGTCTCGAAGGCTTGGCCGAGCTCGGGCTCGATCACGTGCAGCTCTCGATTCAGGATGTCGAGCCCGAGAACGCAGATCGCATTTCTCATTATGCGGGCGGCTTTGAAAAAAAGCGCCAGGTCGCCGAATGGACCGGCGAGCTCGGCATGGCCCTCACGATCAACGCGCCCATGCACCGGCAGAACATCGCGCATCTGCCGCAGATCATCGAGTTCGCCGTCGAAGCGAAGGCGCAGCGCATCGAGATCGCGCATATTCAATATTACGCCTGGGCCTTGAAGAACCGCGCGGCGCTCATCCCGACGCGCGAGACGTTCCTCGGCACGGTCGAGATCGTCGAGGAGGCCAAGAAGCGGCTCAAGGGCGTGCTCAATTTCGATTTCGTCATCCACGACCATTACGCCTCGCGGCCGAAAGCCTGCACCGGCGGCTGGGGCCGCTCAATCGTCGTCGTGACGCCCTCGGGCAAGGCTTTGCCCTGCCACGCGGCGCAGACGCTCCCCGACCTCGTCTTCGACGACGTGCGCGCGCGCGATCTCGCCGACGTCTGGCGCAATGGCTCAGCCTTCAACGCCTTCCGCGGGACCGACTGGATGCAAGAGCCCTGTCGCTCCTGCGAGCGCCGCGAAATCGACTTCGGCGGCTGCCGCTGCCAGGCGATGGCGGCGATCGGCGACGCCAACGCGACCGATCCCGCCTGTCATCTCTCGCTGGCCCATGAGGCTTTCGCCAGGCTTGGCGAGACCGAGGCGCAAACCCCGGCCCCCGCCTTCATCTATCGACGCATGAGCGCCGAGGCTTCGAAGGAGACCGAGCCGGCCTGA
- the pqqC gene encoding pyrroloquinoline-quinone synthase PqqC — translation MNNDVLDSHAFLNSPTLSPEAFEAAIRAVGVERYHDKHPFHKLLHGGKLNREQVRAWALNRYCYQEAVPRKDAAFMSRAHDRELRREWLHRIHDHDGLGEEAGGIERWLVLTDGLGLPRKYVISRRGALPATKFAVEAYVRFVVEQPLVVAVASSLTELFAPAIHRERIAGMLENYDFVDDHVMAYFKRRLSQAPRDADFALNYIKKNALSRAEQEACIDAVRFKCDVLWAQLDALHHAYVLPAVVPPGAFQLGQTFQ, via the coding sequence GTGAACAACGACGTTCTCGACTCGCACGCCTTTCTCAATTCGCCGACGCTTTCGCCCGAGGCTTTCGAAGCGGCGATCCGCGCCGTCGGCGTCGAGCGTTACCATGACAAGCATCCGTTCCATAAGCTCTTGCACGGCGGCAAGCTCAACCGCGAGCAGGTGCGCGCCTGGGCGCTCAACCGCTATTGCTATCAGGAGGCCGTGCCGCGCAAGGACGCCGCCTTCATGAGCCGCGCGCATGACCGCGAGCTGCGCCGGGAATGGCTGCATCGCATTCATGATCATGACGGCCTCGGCGAGGAGGCGGGCGGCATCGAGCGTTGGCTCGTGCTGACCGATGGGCTCGGCCTGCCCCGCAAATATGTGATCTCGCGCCGCGGCGCCCTGCCGGCGACGAAGTTCGCCGTGGAGGCCTATGTTCGCTTCGTCGTCGAGCAGCCGCTCGTCGTCGCCGTGGCCTCCTCGCTCACCGAGCTTTTCGCTCCCGCGATCCATAGGGAGCGCATCGCCGGCATGCTCGAGAATTACGACTTCGTGGACGATCACGTGATGGCCTACTTCAAACGTCGGCTGTCTCAGGCGCCGCGGGACGCGGACTTCGCGCTGAACTATATCAAGAAGAACGCGCTGAGCCGCGCCGAGCAGGAGGCCTGCATCGACGCCGTGCGGTTCAAATGCGACGTCTTGTGGGCTCAGCTCGACGCCTTACATCACGCCTATGTTTTGCCCGCCGTCGTTCCGCCGGGCGCCTTCCAACTCGGACAGACTTTCCAGTGA
- the pqqB gene encoding pyrroloquinoline quinone biosynthesis protein PqqB, which yields MRIRILGSGAGGGFPQWNCNCANCRAVRAGEPGFSPRTQSSLAATANGRDWVLLNASPDLREQIAQNPVLAPSGDDPVRASPIKAVVVTNGDVDHVTGLLTLREAQPFTVYGSSRVLEVLSQNRIFNVLAPACVAREVLPIDTPVALKGAGADLGLSVEAFPVLGKIALWLEDALKANFGSAEGDTLGLKITETASGKAFYYIPGCAGVDEALAQRLSGAALVFFDGTLWHENEMIEQGLLGKTGTRMGHINMSGSDGSIAAFAPLGVARKIYVHINNSNPVLNAFSRERREAEASGWEIGEDGMEVLL from the coding sequence ATGCGCATCAGGATTCTCGGGTCCGGAGCCGGGGGCGGCTTTCCGCAGTGGAACTGCAACTGCGCCAATTGCCGCGCCGTCCGCGCCGGCGAGCCTGGCTTCTCCCCGCGCACGCAGTCCTCGCTGGCTGCGACCGCCAATGGGCGCGACTGGGTTCTTCTCAACGCGTCGCCGGACCTGCGAGAGCAGATCGCGCAAAATCCCGTGCTTGCGCCGAGCGGCGACGATCCCGTCCGCGCCAGCCCGATCAAGGCCGTCGTGGTGACGAATGGCGACGTCGACCACGTGACCGGCCTTCTCACGCTGCGCGAGGCGCAGCCGTTCACGGTCTATGGCTCGTCGCGGGTGCTCGAGGTGCTTTCGCAAAACCGCATCTTCAACGTGCTTGCGCCGGCTTGCGTCGCGCGTGAAGTGCTGCCCATCGACACGCCCGTCGCGCTTAAGGGCGCGGGCGCGGATCTCGGCCTTTCCGTAGAGGCCTTTCCGGTTCTCGGTAAAATCGCGCTCTGGCTCGAGGACGCGCTAAAGGCCAATTTCGGAAGCGCCGAAGGCGATACGCTCGGATTGAAAATCACCGAGACCGCCAGCGGCAAGGCGTTTTACTACATCCCCGGCTGCGCCGGCGTGGATGAGGCCCTGGCCCAACGCCTCAGCGGCGCCGCGCTCGTCTTCTTCGACGGCACGCTCTGGCATGAGAATGAGATGATCGAGCAGGGTTTGCTCGGCAAGACCGGAACGCGCATGGGGCACATCAACATGAGCGGGTCGGACGGCTCGATCGCCGCCTTCGCGCCGCTCGGCGTCGCGCGAAAAATTTATGTGCACATTAACAATTCGAACCCGGTGCTGAACGCTTTCTCGAGGGAGCGGCGCGAGGCGGAAGCCTCGGGCTGGGAAATCGGCGAAGACGGAATGGAGGTCCTTCTGTGA
- a CDS encoding CDP-alcohol phosphatidyltransferase family protein — translation MTESQSFDHPESELTPIERRRLRFRNIPLRAVLPNLVTLLALSMGLTAIRYAVDGKFETAVLAIIAAAVFDGFDGRLARALKGTTRFGAELDSLADFVDFGVAPGLVLYFWLLHEVKNFGWFATLAFAIAAALRLARFNVMAEDPTRPAWHAQFFVGMPSPAGAVTVLLPLYLHLSTLELPASKAFAPIFVVYVLVIAFLMASPIPHFSGKKMGRVPRDMIIPLLFCVVVLLLLLWTYPMEILTLLSLCYLASIPLAVRRYRSLAQAEKERAAEAAP, via the coding sequence GTGACCGAAAGCCAGTCCTTCGACCATCCCGAGAGCGAGCTCACGCCAATCGAGCGGCGCCGTCTGCGCTTTCGCAACATTCCGCTCCGCGCGGTGCTGCCCAATCTCGTCACGCTGCTGGCGTTGTCGATGGGGCTGACGGCGATCCGCTACGCGGTCGACGGAAAATTCGAGACCGCTGTGCTCGCCATCATCGCCGCTGCCGTGTTCGACGGCTTCGACGGACGTCTGGCGCGCGCGCTCAAAGGGACGACACGCTTTGGCGCCGAGCTCGACTCGCTCGCCGATTTCGTGGATTTTGGCGTCGCGCCGGGACTCGTGCTCTATTTCTGGCTCCTGCACGAGGTCAAGAATTTCGGCTGGTTCGCGACGCTCGCCTTCGCCATCGCCGCGGCGCTGCGCCTCGCGCGCTTCAACGTGATGGCCGAGGACCCGACGCGGCCCGCCTGGCACGCGCAATTCTTCGTTGGCATGCCCTCGCCGGCCGGCGCGGTGACCGTGCTGCTGCCGCTCTATCTGCACCTTTCGACGCTGGAGCTTCCGGCATCCAAGGCTTTCGCGCCGATCTTCGTCGTCTATGTCCTCGTGATCGCCTTTCTGATGGCGAGCCCCATCCCACATTTTTCGGGAAAGAAAATGGGCCGCGTGCCACGCGATATGATCATTCCTCTGCTCTTTTGCGTCGTCGTGCTGCTACTGCTGTTGTGGACCTATCCGATGGAAATATTGACACTGCTCAGCCTCTGCTATCTCGCCTCCATCCCGCTGGCGGTCCGCCGATACAGATCGCTGGCGCAGGCGGAGAAAGAGCGCGCCGCGGAGGCGGCGCCCTGA
- a CDS encoding phosphatidylserine decarboxylase: MSVLNSFRKSLTPIHPEGYIFIAIFAIVAFLLHWISGSLGWIGFIATAWCAYFFRDPARVTPLREGLVVSPADGVICSVGFYLPPAELGLGAEPMQRVSVFMSVFDVHVNRAPIAGRIARIAYRPGLFVNADLDKASEDNERNGLVIDAPQGRFGVVQIAGLVARRIVCVVREGEQLAVGQRFGLIRFGSRVDVYMPNHARPMVAIGSRAIAGETVLADFSAHTPALSFKSG; this comes from the coding sequence ATGTCGGTGCTGAATTCCTTTCGCAAATCGCTCACCCCGATCCATCCCGAGGGCTATATCTTCATCGCGATCTTTGCGATCGTCGCCTTCCTGCTCCATTGGATTTCCGGCTCGCTCGGATGGATCGGCTTCATCGCCACGGCATGGTGCGCTTATTTTTTTCGCGACCCCGCGCGCGTCACGCCCTTGCGCGAAGGACTCGTGGTCTCGCCCGCAGACGGCGTGATCTGTTCCGTGGGCTTCTATCTCCCGCCAGCCGAGCTTGGGCTCGGCGCCGAGCCGATGCAGCGCGTCTCGGTCTTCATGAGCGTCTTCGACGTGCATGTGAATCGGGCGCCGATCGCCGGCCGGATCGCGCGCATCGCTTATCGCCCTGGGCTTTTCGTCAACGCCGATCTCGACAAGGCGAGCGAGGACAATGAACGCAACGGCCTCGTCATCGACGCGCCGCAGGGCCGCTTCGGCGTCGTGCAGATCGCCGGTCTTGTCGCGCGCCGCATTGTCTGCGTCGTGCGCGAGGGCGAGCAGCTCGCCGTCGGCCAGCGCTTTGGCCTCATCCGCTTCGGTTCGCGCGTCGACGTCTATATGCCGAACCATGCGCGGCCGATGGTCGCCATCGGCTCGCGCGCCATCGCCGGGGAGACCGTGCTTGCGGATTTTTCCGCGCACACGCCAGCCCTGTCCTTTAAATCGGGTTGA
- a CDS encoding RrF2 family transcriptional regulator, which yields MTLLPRAARAALLAVLDVALHARGRPVSSKELATRHALPPRRLESLLQALVHAGVLKSLRGPSGGYELAKERRRLTLADVLRVALRVEEEGDLEPKIAPLSLEAAIAPALEEIEAEIFQRLEMVTLDDLCARALVYGFGSAEKTQADFEI from the coding sequence ATGACGCTTCTGCCTCGCGCGGCGCGCGCGGCCTTGCTCGCGGTGCTAGATGTGGCGCTGCATGCGCGCGGCCGCCCGGTCAGCTCGAAGGAGCTCGCGACCAGGCATGCGCTGCCGCCGCGCCGGCTCGAGAGCCTGCTGCAGGCGCTCGTGCACGCCGGCGTGCTGAAATCGCTGCGCGGGCCGTCCGGCGGCTACGAGCTCGCCAAGGAAAGGCGGCGCCTGACCCTTGCCGACGTCCTCCGCGTCGCGCTGCGCGTCGAAGAAGAAGGGGACCTCGAACCGAAGATTGCGCCCCTCTCGCTCGAGGCGGCGATCGCGCCCGCCTTGGAGGAGATTGAAGCTGAGATCTTTCAGCGCTTGGAAATGGTCACGCTCGACGATCTTTGCGCCCGCGCGCTCGTCTACGGCTTCGGAAGCGCGGAGAAGACTCAAGCGGATTTCGAGATTTGA
- the dut gene encoding dUTP diphosphatase — MKVEICRFPHGEGLDLPFYATSGAAGLDVCAALPAGSKLVLEPGARDLVPAGFAIHLPPGFEAQLRPRSGLALEHGVTILNAPGTIDSDYRGEVRAILVNLGPRPFEILRGMRIAQLVVAPVVRVELVEVVELAETPRGSGGFGSTGLAKSPSR; from the coding sequence GTGAAAGTCGAAATTTGTCGTTTTCCTCATGGGGAAGGACTCGATCTTCCCTTTTACGCGACGAGCGGCGCCGCCGGTCTCGACGTTTGCGCGGCGCTGCCGGCGGGGTCGAAGCTCGTGCTCGAGCCGGGCGCGCGCGACCTCGTGCCAGCCGGTTTCGCCATACATTTGCCGCCGGGATTCGAGGCGCAGCTGCGGCCCCGCTCCGGCCTTGCGCTGGAGCACGGCGTGACGATCCTCAACGCGCCCGGCACAATCGACAGCGACTATCGCGGCGAGGTGAGAGCGATCCTGGTCAATCTGGGCCCGCGTCCTTTCGAGATCCTGCGCGGCATGCGGATCGCGCAGCTCGTCGTCGCGCCCGTGGTCCGCGTCGAGCTCGTCGAGGTCGTGGAGCTTGCGGAGACGCCTCGGGGTAGCGGCGGTTTTGGCTCGACGGGGCTCGCCAAGAGCCCGTCTCGATGA
- the coaBC gene encoding bifunctional phosphopantothenoylcysteine decarboxylase/phosphopantothenate--cysteine ligase CoaBC — translation MTVLEPARAIAGKRILLVVGGGIAAYKALELVRRLGDAGASTRVVLTAAGKEFVTELSFAALSGAPVHTDLFSSALEGEMGHIRLSREADLVVVAPATADLLARAANGLANDLATTLLLATDKRVLFAPAMNWRMWLHPATRRNVERLASDGALFVGPEEGDMACGEYGPGRMSEPEAIVRAVQTALAPASGPLAGRHVIVTSGPTHEPIDPVRYIANRSSGKQGHAIATAAARAGARVTLVSGPVNLPDPAGVEVRRVETAREMLAAVDAALPADVFIGAAAVADWRVEAAGDKIKKKKGDSPPALALVENPDILADVAARGRERPRLVIGFAAETENLLAHARDKLVRKRVDLIVANDVGSGVFGAGENEAHLVTAEGVESWPRLGKDEVASRLVARIATMLEASAGKGGAA, via the coding sequence GTGACGGTTCTCGAGCCGGCGCGAGCAATCGCGGGCAAGCGCATTCTGCTCGTCGTGGGCGGCGGGATCGCGGCCTATAAGGCGCTCGAGCTCGTGCGCAGGCTCGGCGACGCCGGCGCCTCGACCCGCGTCGTCCTGACGGCGGCGGGCAAGGAATTCGTCACGGAGCTTTCCTTCGCGGCCCTTTCCGGCGCGCCGGTCCACACCGATCTCTTCAGTTCAGCGCTCGAGGGCGAGATGGGGCACATACGGCTCTCGCGCGAGGCCGATCTCGTCGTCGTCGCGCCCGCGACCGCAGATCTTCTGGCGCGCGCGGCGAATGGTCTCGCCAATGATCTCGCAACGACGCTGTTGCTCGCCACAGACAAGCGCGTGCTGTTCGCGCCCGCGATGAATTGGCGCATGTGGCTTCATCCTGCGACGCGCCGCAACGTCGAGCGCCTGGCTTCGGACGGCGCGCTCTTCGTCGGTCCAGAGGAAGGGGACATGGCCTGCGGCGAATACGGTCCCGGCCGCATGAGCGAGCCCGAGGCCATTGTGCGCGCGGTCCAAACCGCGCTCGCGCCCGCCTCCGGTCCGCTCGCCGGCCGCCATGTGATCGTCACGTCGGGTCCGACGCATGAGCCGATTGACCCGGTGCGCTATATCGCTAACCGTTCCTCAGGGAAGCAAGGCCATGCGATCGCCACTGCGGCGGCGCGGGCCGGCGCGCGCGTGACGCTTGTGAGCGGTCCCGTCAATCTGCCTGATCCCGCCGGCGTGGAGGTCCGCCGCGTCGAGACCGCTCGCGAGATGCTGGCCGCTGTGGACGCCGCTTTGCCGGCCGACGTCTTTATCGGCGCCGCGGCGGTCGCCGACTGGCGCGTCGAGGCCGCGGGCGACAAGATCAAGAAAAAGAAGGGCGACTCGCCGCCGGCGCTCGCGCTCGTCGAGAACCCCGACATTCTCGCCGACGTCGCCGCGCGCGGGCGTGAGCGGCCCCGGCTCGTCATTGGCTTTGCCGCCGAGACCGAGAATCTTCTCGCTCACGCGCGCGATAAGCTTGTGCGAAAACGCGTCGATCTCATCGTCGCCAATGACGTGGGGTCGGGCGTCTTCGGCGCGGGAGAGAACGAGGCGCATCTCGTGACGGCGGAGGGGGTCGAGAGCTGGCCTCGCCTCGGCAAGGATGAAGTCGCTTCAAGGCTCGTCGCGCGCATCGCGACGATGCTCGAGGCGAGCGCTGGCAAAGGGGGAGCGGCGTGA
- a CDS encoding GcrA family cell cycle regulator, which produces MTPAARPATTTGVLQSRQDAAKHFLRTQERGGNWAPLPASRPIGFMELRPGRCRWPLGEPRDLEKFRFCGCACAVEAIYCTTHEALSSVPNRPRTPPSSGALRLPKTGTA; this is translated from the coding sequence ATGACACCGGCGGCGCGACCTGCGACGACCACCGGCGTGTTGCAATCGCGGCAGGATGCGGCGAAGCATTTTTTGCGCACTCAAGAGCGTGGCGGCAATTGGGCGCCGCTTCCTGCATCGAGGCCCATAGGCTTCATGGAGCTTCGCCCAGGCCGATGTCGCTGGCCGCTTGGCGAGCCGCGGGATTTGGAAAAGTTCCGTTTTTGCGGCTGCGCCTGCGCTGTGGAAGCCATTTACTGCACGACGCACGAGGCCCTCTCCAGCGTGCCGAACAGGCCGAGGACGCCGCCAAGTAGCGGAGCTTTGCGGCTGCCCAAAACCGGAACCGCCTGA
- a CDS encoding phasin family protein, producing MRFDFSEIKAFGGNPFEAFVKANPSTESLQAIAAETAEYSKTSFEKGRAFYEKLLTVKQMDEALALQTDFAKSTYEDFMAQATKISGLYANLFQSAFKPVTAAGPQA from the coding sequence ATGCGTTTCGACTTTTCTGAGATCAAAGCCTTCGGCGGCAATCCATTCGAGGCCTTCGTCAAGGCAAATCCCTCGACAGAAAGCCTCCAGGCCATCGCCGCCGAGACGGCCGAATATTCCAAAACTTCCTTCGAGAAGGGCCGCGCCTTTTACGAGAAGCTGCTGACCGTCAAGCAGATGGATGAAGCCTTGGCGCTTCAGACGGATTTCGCCAAATCCACCTATGAAGATTTCATGGCGCAAGCCACGAAGATTAGCGGTCTTTATGCGAACCTCTTCCAGAGCGCCTTCAAGCCCGTCACGGCCGCCGGCCCGCAGGCGTAA
- the rimO gene encoding 30S ribosomal protein S12 methylthiotransferase RimO, translating into MSSSASSSSSAPRVSFVSLGCPKALVDSERIVTRLRAEGYELAKTHAAADVVVVNTCGFLDSAKAESLGAIEAGLKENGKVVVTGCMGADPADILAKFPDVLAITRPQDYESVVEAVHRAAPPAHDPFLDLVPEEGVKFTPRHYAYLKISEGCDNSCSFCIIPHLRGPLVSRPAADVLREAEKLVKAGVKELLVISQDTSAYGRDLRYAESLYGDKQVRARFLDLVKALGDFGVWVRLHYVYPYPHVDEVMALMAEGKALPYLDIPFQHAAPSVLKAMKRPANEEKVLERIRAWRRAVPDLTLRSTFIVGFPGETEEDFAFLLDWLDEAEIDRAGAFKYEPVAGAPANGLGLPLVPDEIKESRWNRFMARQQATSARLLKRKVGKRLSVIIDEAGGGALGRAAKGRSKGDAPQIDGAVHIASHRPLRAGEIISVKIERADAYDLFGAAS; encoded by the coding sequence ATGTCCTCCTCCGCAAGCTCCTCTTCCTCCGCGCCGCGCGTCTCCTTCGTCTCGCTCGGCTGCCCCAAGGCGCTCGTCGACAGCGAGCGCATCGTCACAAGGCTGCGCGCCGAAGGCTATGAGCTGGCCAAAACTCACGCGGCCGCCGATGTCGTCGTCGTCAACACCTGTGGCTTTCTCGACAGCGCCAAGGCCGAGTCGCTTGGAGCGATCGAAGCGGGGCTGAAGGAGAACGGCAAGGTTGTCGTGACCGGCTGCATGGGCGCCGATCCTGCCGACATTCTCGCCAAATTTCCCGACGTGCTCGCGATCACGCGTCCGCAGGATTATGAGAGCGTCGTCGAGGCGGTGCATCGCGCCGCGCCGCCCGCGCATGATCCCTTCCTCGATCTCGTGCCGGAAGAGGGTGTGAAATTCACGCCGCGCCATTACGCCTATCTGAAGATTTCGGAGGGCTGCGACAACAGCTGCTCCTTCTGCATCATCCCGCATCTGCGAGGGCCGCTTGTCTCGCGCCCAGCGGCGGATGTGCTGCGCGAGGCCGAGAAGCTCGTGAAGGCCGGCGTCAAGGAGCTCCTCGTTATCTCGCAGGACACGAGCGCCTATGGGCGCGACCTGCGCTACGCCGAGAGCCTATACGGAGACAAGCAAGTGCGCGCGCGCTTTCTCGATCTCGTGAAGGCGCTCGGCGATTTCGGCGTTTGGGTGCGGCTGCATTACGTCTACCCTTACCCGCATGTCGATGAGGTGATGGCGCTGATGGCGGAAGGAAAGGCGCTGCCCTATCTCGATATCCCCTTCCAGCACGCGGCGCCTTCGGTGCTCAAGGCGATGAAGCGGCCGGCGAATGAGGAGAAGGTTCTGGAGCGCATCCGCGCCTGGCGGCGCGCGGTTCCGGATCTCACGCTGCGCTCGACCTTCATCGTCGGTTTTCCCGGCGAGACGGAGGAGGATTTCGCTTTTCTCCTCGACTGGCTCGATGAGGCCGAGATCGATCGCGCTGGCGCCTTCAAATATGAGCCGGTCGCGGGCGCGCCCGCCAATGGGCTCGGGCTTCCTCTCGTTCCCGACGAGATCAAGGAAAGCCGTTGGAACCGCTTCATGGCGCGCCAGCAGGCGACGAGCGCGCGGCTCCTCAAGCGCAAGGTCGGCAAGCGTCTCTCTGTCATCATCGACGAGGCCGGCGGCGGCGCGCTCGGCCGGGCGGCCAAGGGCCGCAGCAAGGGCGACGCGCCGCAGATCGACGGCGCGGTGCATATCGCTTCGCACCGACCCTTGCGCGCGGGCGAGATCATCTCGGTGAAGATCGAGCGCGCCGACGCCTATGATCTTTTCGGCGCAGCGTCCTGA